CCATCACCCAGCAGGTGACGCGCCTGTTCCTGCTGAACAATGAGGTCAGCTACGTCCGCAAGATCAAGGAGGCCATCCTCTCCTACCGGATCGAGGAGGCCCTGTCCAAGGACCGCATCCTTGAGCTGTACCTGAACGAGATTTACTTAGGGAACCGGTCCTTCGGCGTGGCCGCCGCCGCGCTGAACTACTTCAACAAGTCGCTGGATGAGCTGACGGTGGATGAGGCGGCCTTCCTCGCCTCCCTGCCCAAGGCGCCGGACCGCTATTTCCGCGACCGCTTCCATGATGCCGCCATCGCGCGCCGCAACTATGTGCTGGGCCGCATGGCGGAGGACGGCTATATCACCGCCGCCGAGGCCAAGGACGCGCAAACCCGGCAGCTGACCTTCCGCGACCGCCACGCCGGTGAGCAGGTGGACGCCGACTACTTCGTGGAGGAGGTGCGGCGCGAGCTGCTGTCGGTCTACGGCGAGTCCAAGCTGTATGAGGGCGGGCTTTCCATCCGCACCACCCTGGACCCCAAGCTGCAGCAGGCGGCGGTGGAGGCCCTGCGCCACGGGCTTGAGGCCTTTGACCGGCGCAAGGGCTGGCGCGGCGCCGTCGGCCGCCTGGACAGCCTGGCCAACTGGCAGGACCAGCTGGCCAAGGCGGCCGTGCCCGCTGGCGGGGAGCGCTGGCAGCTGGCGGTGGTGCTGAAGGCCGAGGGGGATGAGGCCGCCATCGGCCTGAAAGAGGGCGAGGGCAAGCTGCGGCCGGAGGATGTGAAGTGGGCCCGGCGCCAGGCGCTGACCGCCGGCGATGTCATCATGGTCGAACCCGTCATGGCGGAGCCGGCCAAGGGGGCGGACAAGGACGCGGCGCCGGCGCCCGTGCCCGGTCTCTACACCCTGCGCCAGATTCCTGAGTTGCAGGGGGCGGTGGTCGCCATGGACCCGCGCACTGGCCGCGTCTTGGCCATGAGCGGCGGCTTCAGCGCCCGCATCAGTTCCTTCAACCGCGCCACGCAGGCCAACCGCCAGCCGGGTTCGTCCTTCAAGCCCTTCGTCTATCTGGCGGCGCTGGACCGGGGCTTCACCCCGTCCAGCCTGGTGCTGGACGCGCCCTTCTCGCTGGAGCAGGGGGCGGGACAGGAGAAGTGGCGGCCCAGCAACTACACCGACCAGTTCTATGGCCCGACGCCGCTGCGCGTGGGCATCGAGAAGTCGCGCAACGTCATGACCGTGCGCCTGGCGCAGAACATCGGCATGCCGGCGGTGGTGAACGAGGCCAAGCTGTTCGGCATCAGCGACCATCTGGCGCCGGAACTGTCCATGGCGCTGGGGGCGGGCGAGACCACGGTGCTGAAGCTGACCACCGCCTACGCCATGCTGGACAACGGTGGCAAGCGCATCACCCCCACCTTCGTGGACCGGGTGCAGGACGCGGCCGGCAAGACCATCTACCGGCACGACCAGCGCGCCTGCGACGGCTGCCAGGTGGCGCCGGCCGCGCCGGAGGCCGCCTCCAATGCCGAGGTCGGCGCCGTTCCCGACGTGCCCGACACGCGCGAACAGATCGAGGACCCCCGCACCGTCTACCAGATCGTCAACATCCTGCAGGGGGTGGTGGACCGCGGCACGGCGGCGCGCCTGCGCGTGCTGGGCAAGACGCTGGCCGGCAAGACCGGCACCACCAACGACAGCCAGGACGCCTGGTTCGTGGGCTTCAGCCCCGACCTGGTGTTCGGCGTCTTCACCGGCTACGACCAGCCGCGCTCCCTGGGCGATCATGAGACCGGCGCCTCCGTCGCCGTGCCCATCTTCGAGGAGTTCATGAAGACCGCCCTGGCGGACAAGCCCTCGCTGCCCTTCCGGGTGCCACCGGGCGTGCGCCTGGTGCGGGTCAATCCCGAAACCGGCCGCCTGGCCGAACCGGGCGACCGCAAGGCCATCTGGGAAGCCTTCATCCCGGGCACCGAGCCCAAGGGCAACGAAGGCGTGCTGGACGGCGGCGACGGCGGCAGCGTCTGGGTCCAGGCGGCACCGGGCGCCGCCCAGCAGCAGAACACCCAGATGGGCACCGGCACCGGCACGGTCTACTGACGGCACGGGCCACCCTGGCGACGGGGCGGCCCGTTATGTCAGGTGGGCGCCTTACGCCGCCGGCTTCAGCCGGGCGGCCGCCGTGCTGTGCGACAGGTTGGGCTTCAGGCCCTGCCGCGCCGCCTCATAGGCCCGCCAGTCCGCCACGTCGGGCAGGGCGGGGATGGTGATCAGTTCACCCTGGTCCAGGGCGGCCAATGAGGCGTCCACCATCTCGTCCGCCGGCATCACCCATTCCTGCGGCAGGTTGTCGACCGGCACACCGGCGACATCCCAGAACTCCGTCCGCGTGGCGCCGGGCAGCACGGCCTGCACCCGCAGGCCCTTGCCGGCCAACTCATGGTACAGCGACTGGGTGAAGGCGATGACGAAGGCCTTGGTTCCGCCGTAGGTG
The DNA window shown above is from Azospirillaceae bacterium and carries:
- a CDS encoding penicillin-binding protein 1A, which produces MRIIVKLLVVLLILAGAGCVGLYLGYRHYAADLPDYHQLVDYQPPTATRVQAGDGHLIAEFAAERRVFVPISLIPKRVRQAFVSAEDQNFYQHGGVDWLAIARAMATNVERLGQDRRPIGASTITQQVTRLFLLNNEVSYVRKIKEAILSYRIEEALSKDRILELYLNEIYLGNRSFGVAAAALNYFNKSLDELTVDEAAFLASLPKAPDRYFRDRFHDAAIARRNYVLGRMAEDGYITAAEAKDAQTRQLTFRDRHAGEQVDADYFVEEVRRELLSVYGESKLYEGGLSIRTTLDPKLQQAAVEALRHGLEAFDRRKGWRGAVGRLDSLANWQDQLAKAAVPAGGERWQLAVVLKAEGDEAAIGLKEGEGKLRPEDVKWARRQALTAGDVIMVEPVMAEPAKGADKDAAPAPVPGLYTLRQIPELQGAVVAMDPRTGRVLAMSGGFSARISSFNRATQANRQPGSSFKPFVYLAALDRGFTPSSLVLDAPFSLEQGAGQEKWRPSNYTDQFYGPTPLRVGIEKSRNVMTVRLAQNIGMPAVVNEAKLFGISDHLAPELSMALGAGETTVLKLTTAYAMLDNGGKRITPTFVDRVQDAAGKTIYRHDQRACDGCQVAPAAPEAASNAEVGAVPDVPDTREQIEDPRTVYQIVNILQGVVDRGTAARLRVLGKTLAGKTGTTNDSQDAWFVGFSPDLVFGVFTGYDQPRSLGDHETGASVAVPIFEEFMKTALADKPSLPFRVPPGVRLVRVNPETGRLAEPGDRKAIWEAFIPGTEPKGNEGVLDGGDGGSVWVQAAPGAAQQQNTQMGTGTGTVY